From Arachis stenosperma cultivar V10309 chromosome 2, arast.V10309.gnm1.PFL2, whole genome shotgun sequence, one genomic window encodes:
- the LOC130960460 gene encoding O-fucosyltransferase 36-like, protein MDSSSDDEDDRHNLIDQNVRKPPTLPSTSTTAGAAAFHVEDISSSSRRFQLRKRYIFLILVVIAVVLFFSITEIRHGPIASFSSDYLSGQMKESELRAINLLREQQLGLLTAWNRTFQHNASYSDPNQLEDLKSALFKQISLNREIQQVLLNPHRTGNTNEPEFDFRNPNLFGGVSYNRCRTVDQNFSQRKTIDWNPRDDKFLLAVCVSGQMSNHLICLEKHMFFAAILSRTLVIPSSKIDYQYDRVIDIDHINKCLGKKVVISFEEFASAKKDHLHINSFLCYFSLPQPCYLDDDHLKKLGSLGLSMSKPEPVWQEDTRKPTPKTIKDVLDKFGHDDDVMAIGDVFFADLENQWVMQPGGPIAHKCKTLIEPSRLIVLTAQRFVQTFLGKKFIALHFRRHGFLKFCNLKKPSCFYPIPQAADCILRVVETADAPVIYLSTDAAESETGLLQSMVVLDGKPVLLVKRPARDSAEKWDALLYRSGIEGDSQVEAMLDKTICAMSTVFIGAPGSTFTEDILRLRKDWGSASLCDEYLCQGEEPNFIAENE, encoded by the exons ATGGATTCGTCTTCTGACGACGAAGACGACCGCCACAACCTCATCGACCAAAACGTTAGAAAGCCTCCCACTCTTCCCTCCACCTCCACCACCGCCGGCGCCGCCGCTTTCCACGTCGAAGATATCAGCTCGAGCTCTCGGCGATTCCAGCTCCGGAAGAGGTACATTTTCTTGATCCTCGTCGTCATCGCCGTCGTTCTCTTCTTCTCTATCACCGAAATTCGCCATGGCCCTATCGCCAGCTTCTCCTCCGATTATCTCTCCGGTCAAATGAAGGAATCCGAATTGCGCGCCATTAACCTCTTGCGGGAGCAGCAACTAGGGCTCTTAACTGCTTGGAATCGAACTTTTCAGCACAATGCGTCATATTCCGATCCAAATCAATTGGAGGATCTGAAATCGGCGCTGTTCAAACAGATCTCTCTTAACAGAGAGATTCAGCAGGTTCTGCTGAATCCGCATCGAACAGGTAACACAAATGAGCCTGAATTCGATTTTAGAAATCCTAATTTGTTCGGTGGAGTTAGTTACAATAGGTGTAGAACAGTGGATCAGAACTTCTCACAGAGAAAAACCATTGATTGGAATCCTAGAGATGATAAATTTTTGCTTGCTGTATGCGTTTCTGGCCAAATGTCAAACCATTTGATTTGTTTGGAAAAACATATGTTCTTTGCTGCAATTCTTAGTAGGACTCTGGTGATTCCAAGTTCCAAAATTGATTATCAGTATGACAGGGTAATTGACATTGATCACATTAACAAGTGTTTGGGGAAAAAAGTTGTGATTTCCTTTGAGGAATTTGCAAGTGCTAAGAAGGATCATTTGCACATTAATAGTTTCCTGTGTTATTTCTCTCTGCCACAGCCTTGTTATCTTGATGATGATCATTTGAAGAAGTTGGGGTCTTTGGGTTTGTCAATGAGCAAGCCTGAGCCTGTTTGGCAGGAAGATACTCGGAAGCCAACACCGAAGACGATTAAGGATGTTCTAGATAAGTTCGGTCATGATGATGATGTTATGGCTATTGGGGATGTTTTCTTTGCTGATTTGGAGAATCAGTGGGTAATGCAGCCAGGTGGCCCTATTGCTCACAAGTGCAAGACTCTGATTGAACCTAGCCGCCTCATTGTGCTCACTGCTCAGCGATTTGTTCAGACCTTCCTGGGAAAGAAGTTCATCGCTTTGCATTTTCGAAGACATGGCTTCTTAAAATTCTG CAATCTTAAGAAACCAAGTTGCTTTTACCCGATTCCTCAAGCTGCAGATTGCATCTTGAGGGTGGTTGAAACGGCCGATGCACCTGTCATTTATCTTTCTACGGATGCTGCAGAAAGCGAGACTGGTCTGCTTCAGTCAATGGTTGTGCTGGATGGCAAGCCTGTTCTGCTTGTAAAACGCCCTGCTCGTGACTCAGCAGAGAAATGGGATGCTTTGTTATACAGGAGTGGCATTGAGGGGGACTCACAG GTTGAAGCTATGTTAGACAAAACGATATGTGCAATGTCTACAGTGTTCATTGGAGCCCCTGGTTCCACTTTCACCGAAGATATCCTGCGGCTGAGAAAGGATTGGGGATCAGCATCGTTGTGTGATGAGTACCTTTGCCAAGGTGAAGAACCAAATTTTATAGCAGAAAATGAATGA
- the LOC130960646 gene encoding uncharacterized protein LOC130960646, translated as MPLLEVGNAHPSFHHPNPLSSQKVQIPCHGKQSSVSFAFGLGQCVPCSWKYLDNKLNHNSVKFNVIKAVAATLEEPKSSLAPKGNEWYGLNPSNPPKVRLEPMNQSSNEDDDSEEIDEREKLRRMRISKANKGIAPWNKGRKHSAETLRKIKERTRLAMQNPKIKLKLINSSHPQTIETREKIGAAVKMTWARKRERRVVQETCCLEWQNSIAEASKQGYGGQEELQWDSYEVLDEQLKLEWTASVEKRKRMPRPQGSKRAPKTPEQRRKIAEAIYAKWSDPGYRKRVCNAMTKDHGAEGSETKPRRRPSGGSQRRKPTMKKDTKIVKQVLSKKSNATPYKDPLVSSKLAMIKSIRAQRGVTETKQANAIEQARLLIAEAEKAAKALEAAATKSPIAQASLRESRRLIAEAIESLESIHKRGTISNAVYAAMTQTNKEQDEEFEVLNQPFMFPLNGHKTLSSSDSKKLVNGSSELPLTSSNGYASYDASFSSKIEEATGSSYEEKEAEPRRAIVTRKWICGRLVEVAE; from the exons AAGTTGGAAATGCACACCCTTCCTTTCACCATCCAAATCCTTTGAGTTCACAGAAGGTTCAAATACCATGTCATGGCAAACAGTCATCAGTTTCATTTGCCTTTGGTCTTGGGCAGTGTGTTCCTTGTTCTTGGAAATACTTGGACAACAAACTTAATCATAACAGTGTGAAATTCAATGTGATTAAAGCAGTTGCTGCTACCCTTGAAGAGCCAAAGAGTTCTTTGGCTCCAAAGGGAAATGAATGGTATGGTCTAAATCCTAGTAATCCACCGAAGGTTCGACTTGAACCTATGAACCAATCTTCTAATGAAGATGATGATTCAGAAGAAATTGATGAAAGGGAGAAGTTGAGGAGAATGAGGATTTCAAAAGCAAATAAAGGAATAGCACCATGGAACAAAGGGAGGAAGCACAGTGCTG AAACTTTGCGGAAAATCAAAGAGAGAACTAGGCTTGCAATGCAGAATCCTAAG ATCAAATTGAAGTTGATTAATAGTTCGCATCCGCAGAC TATCGAAACAAGAGAGAAGATTGGTGCTGCAGTGAAAATGACATGGGCAAGGAAGCGTGAAAGGAGGGTGGTGCAGGAAACTTGCTGTCTAGAGTGGCAGAATTCAATTGCAGAAGCTTCTAAACAAGGCTATGGTGGTCAGGAAGAGCTGCAGTGGGACTCCTATGAAGTATTGGATGAACAGCTGAAGCTGGAGTGGACGGCGAGTGTtgagaaaaggaaaagaatgcCGAGGCCACAAGGTAGCAAAAGGGCTCCCAAGACTCCTGAACAAAGGAGGAAAATTGCAGAAGCTATCTATGCAAAATGGTCTGATCCT GGATATCGCAAAAGAGTTTGCAATGCTATGACCAAGGATCATGGCGCTGAAGGATCCGAAACGAAACCAAGAAGGCGGCCAAGTGGTGGTTCACAAAGGAGGAAACCTACAATGAAAAAAGATACTAAAATTGTTAAGCAGGTTCTGTCAAAGAAAAGCAATGCAACTCCCTATAAAGATCCTTTGGTGAGTTCAAAGCTGGCAATGATAAAGAGCATTAGAGCTCAGAGAGGTGTTACTGAAACTAAACAAGCCAATGCCATTGAACAAGCAAG ATTGTTGATTGCTGAAGCTGAGAAGGCGGCGAAGGCACTCGAGGCTGCAGCAACGAAGAGTCCCATTGCTCAAGCTTCTCTCAGGGAAAGTAGAAGGCTTATAGCCGAAGCAATCGAATCGCTGGAATCGATACATAAGCGAGGGACAATAAGCAATGCTGTTTATGCTGCTATGACACAAACAAACAAGGAACAAGATGAAGAGTTTGAAGTTCTGAACCAACCATTCATGTTCCCATTAAATGGACACAAAACACTATCATCAAGTGATAGCAAGAAGTTGGTTAATGGTAGTTCAGAACTTCCTCTAACAAGTTCCAATGGCTATGCTTCATATGATGCTAGTTTTAGCAGCAAGATAGAGGAAGCAACAGGTTCATCATATGAAGAGAAGGAAGCAGAACCAAGAAGAGCTATTGTAACAAGAAAATGGATTTGTGGAAGGCTTGTTGAAGTAGCTGAATAG